Proteins encoded together in one Campylobacter concisus window:
- the yidC gene encoding membrane protein insertase YidC, with translation MEQMSMQKRLLLAALLSIVFFIVYDFFMPKRAPLEQNQTTISQTMDQSKAPASTNDTPKSNQNLASNEIIATIKGQSYEAKIDKLGRIAKFYLTEDKYKTEDGNKIELVSQNPLPLELRFNDSALNTDAFKVAYSSDASEVDASSEPKTIKLTQNLNGVTVTKNIKFYPNGRYEVEVNLSKSVDYFITPGFRPNIAIDSYTVHGVMLRNTDDSLNIIEDGDAKEVKNYANTTIAAASDRYYTALFYSFNKPFEAVVDKDANNNPIVFVKANDSLKLGAYIGPKEHKILSSMDERLNDVIEYGWFTFIAKPMFAFLNFLHNYIGNWGWAIVVLTLVIRIVLFPLTYKGMLSMNKLKELAPKVKELQAKYADDKQKLQVHMMELYKKHGANPMGGCLPILLQIPVFFAIYRVLLNAIELKGAPWILWIHDLSVMDPYFVLPILMGLTMFLQQKLTPTTFTDPMQEKVMKFLPLIFTFFFVTFPAGLTLYWFVNNVCSVVQQVFVNKLFEKHKKAAEVKAQ, from the coding sequence ATGGAACAGATGTCTATGCAAAAAAGGTTGCTTCTTGCAGCACTTTTGTCTATCGTATTTTTCATAGTATATGACTTTTTTATGCCAAAAAGAGCTCCACTAGAGCAAAACCAGACAACGATCTCTCAAACAATGGATCAAAGCAAAGCTCCAGCCTCTACTAACGATACTCCAAAATCAAATCAAAATTTAGCTTCAAACGAGATAATCGCTACCATCAAAGGTCAAAGCTACGAAGCAAAGATAGATAAGCTAGGTAGGATTGCGAAGTTTTATCTCACTGAAGATAAGTACAAAACAGAAGATGGCAACAAAATCGAGCTTGTTTCACAAAATCCACTGCCGCTTGAGCTTAGATTTAACGATAGCGCTTTAAATACTGATGCTTTTAAGGTTGCATATAGCAGTGACGCTAGCGAGGTAGATGCTAGTAGCGAGCCTAAAACTATAAAACTCACTCAAAATTTAAACGGCGTTACAGTCACAAAAAATATCAAATTTTACCCAAATGGTCGTTATGAGGTTGAAGTAAATTTAAGTAAAAGTGTTGATTATTTCATCACTCCTGGCTTTAGACCAAATATCGCGATAGATAGCTACACAGTTCATGGTGTCATGCTTAGAAATACAGACGATAGTCTAAATATCATAGAAGATGGCGATGCAAAAGAGGTTAAAAACTATGCAAACACAACTATAGCGGCCGCATCTGATAGATACTACACAGCACTATTTTACTCATTTAACAAGCCATTTGAAGCTGTTGTAGATAAAGATGCAAATAACAATCCTATCGTCTTTGTAAAGGCAAACGATAGTCTAAAATTAGGCGCTTACATCGGACCAAAAGAGCATAAAATTTTAAGCTCGATGGATGAGAGGCTAAATGACGTTATCGAGTATGGTTGGTTTACATTTATAGCAAAGCCGATGTTTGCATTCTTAAATTTCTTACATAACTACATCGGCAACTGGGGTTGGGCGATAGTCGTTCTAACGCTAGTTATAAGGATAGTTTTATTCCCGCTTACGTATAAGGGCATGTTATCTATGAATAAGCTAAAAGAGCTTGCTCCAAAGGTGAAAGAGCTTCAGGCAAAGTACGCTGATGACAAACAAAAACTGCAAGTTCATATGATGGAGCTATACAAAAAACATGGTGCAAATCCGATGGGTGGCTGCTTGCCGATCTTACTTCAAATTCCGGTATTTTTTGCGATCTACCGCGTTTTACTAAATGCGATCGAGCTAAAAGGTGCTCCTTGGATACTTTGGATACATGATCTTTCAGTGATGGATCCATACTTTGTGCTACCTATCTTGATGGGTCTAACGATGTTTTTACAACAAAAACTTACACCAACGACATTTACTGATCCTATGCAAGAAAAGGTTATGAAATTCTTGCCTTTGATCTTCACATTTTTCTTTGTGACATTCCCAGCAGGTCTTACGCTTTACTGGTTTGTAAATAACGTTTGTTCAGTCGTTCAACAAGTCTTTGTAAATAAACTTTTTGAAAAACATAAAAAAGCTGCGGAGGTAAAAGCTCAATGA
- a CDS encoding Jag N-terminal domain-containing protein: MKIEANTLQEAFQKAAEQLNCSVTQLDIKVLQHPSGGIFGFFKKTAIIEANLENQPKPQHKPKNDRNFAKKSDENEPAKEEKKQSKKHDHNDKKRNPKKHKDEKNEAKSEQKEHKNEKPNLSEKNSALAKDAFAEKGEKEADEPGYVIKRLDEPKEQKETKEAKEPQASKAAPKNILDTSIIENFNQTDEESSVQNLPKEKKEKVVIDFDKILPEIKEGVTRLFKASCFEIDKIEVSKFNDETVLIELDGADAALLIGKEGYRYKAISYMLYNWLNSKYNLAIRLEIAQFLQNQEAMMDQYLNGVIERIQNSGRAQTKPLDGVLVKIALEKLREKFPDKYVGIKSGNDGKFVVVNDFFKK; encoded by the coding sequence ATGAAGATAGAAGCAAATACCCTCCAAGAGGCATTTCAAAAGGCAGCCGAGCAGCTTAACTGCTCTGTTACACAGCTTGATATCAAGGTTTTACAGCATCCAAGTGGTGGAATTTTTGGATTTTTTAAAAAGACAGCGATCATTGAGGCAAATTTAGAAAATCAGCCAAAACCACAGCACAAACCAAAAAATGATAGAAATTTTGCTAAAAAAAGCGATGAAAACGAGCCTGCAAAAGAAGAGAAAAAACAGAGCAAAAAACACGATCATAATGATAAAAAGCGAAATCCTAAAAAGCATAAAGATGAGAAAAATGAGGCTAAGTCTGAGCAAAAAGAGCATAAAAATGAAAAGCCAAATTTAAGCGAAAAAAACTCAGCTCTTGCAAAAGATGCTTTTGCTGAAAAGGGCGAAAAAGAGGCAGATGAGCCAGGATATGTGATAAAAAGACTTGATGAGCCAAAAGAGCAAAAAGAGACTAAAGAAGCAAAAGAGCCACAAGCTAGCAAAGCTGCTCCTAAAAATATCCTAGATACATCAATCATCGAAAATTTTAATCAAACAGATGAAGAGAGCTCGGTGCAAAATTTACCAAAAGAGAAAAAAGAGAAAGTTGTAATTGACTTTGATAAAATTTTGCCTGAGATAAAAGAGGGTGTGACACGTCTTTTTAAGGCAAGCTGCTTTGAGATAGATAAGATAGAAGTTAGTAAATTTAATGATGAGACTGTGCTTATCGAGCTTGACGGCGCTGATGCGGCGCTACTTATCGGCAAAGAGGGCTATAGATATAAAGCGATATCTTATATGCTTTACAACTGGTTAAATTCAAAATACAACCTCGCCATCCGCCTTGAAATCGCACAGTTTTTGCAAAATCAAGAAGCGATGATGGATCAATATCTAAATGGCGTGATCGAGCGCATACAAAATAGCGGTAGAGCCCAAACGAAGCCACTTGATGGGGTTTTGGTTAAGATCGCGCTTGAGAAACTTCGTGAGAAATTCCCAGATAAATATGTCGGCATAAAAAGTGGCAATGACGGCAAATTTGTCGTCGTAAATGACTTTTTCAAAAAATGA
- the mnmE gene encoding tRNA uridine-5-carboxymethylaminomethyl(34) synthesis GTPase MnmE — translation MSETIAALATAYGIGSVSIVRLSGKDALTISLKLLKLSNLEPRYAKLAKIYSLDDEILDEGIVIYFKAPASFTGEDIVEFQTHGGVMVSERILNELIRAGSRLAMPGEFSKRAFLNGKMDLAKAEAMQGLITSKSEIAAKILTRQMQGDLSKFVGEIRGEVVKTLAFVETMIDYADDDLPTNLLEQTKQMLLKNSEKLERIATLSEQRRGLIDGFKIAIVGKPNVGKSSILNSFLAYERAIVSDEAGTTRDRIEENFKIGSHLVRIIDTAGIRKDAGKIEQIGINYSISAINEADIILAVFDGSSLSDEQDKEIIKLVSNSNKKAFFILNKSDLAFKFDINLDGAIKISAKTDTSVVLKELEGYLKTQDTDEIMLSSNRQILSCKEASEALKRAFLRLNEEELEIFAYELNTAIKALASITKPFERSEILDEMFSHFCLGK, via the coding sequence ATGAGTGAAACTATCGCAGCCCTTGCCACAGCTTATGGCATCGGCTCAGTTTCTATCGTAAGGCTTAGTGGCAAGGATGCCCTGACCATCTCCTTAAAACTTCTAAAACTTTCAAATTTAGAGCCAAGATACGCAAAACTAGCCAAAATTTACTCCCTTGACGATGAAATTTTAGACGAGGGTATCGTTATATATTTTAAAGCCCCAGCAAGCTTTACTGGCGAGGATATCGTCGAGTTTCAAACTCATGGCGGCGTGATGGTTAGCGAGAGAATTTTAAATGAGCTAATAAGAGCTGGCTCAAGGCTTGCTATGCCTGGCGAGTTTAGCAAGCGAGCATTTTTAAATGGCAAGATGGATCTAGCTAAGGCTGAGGCGATGCAAGGGCTCATCACTTCAAAAAGCGAGATCGCTGCTAAAATTTTGACCCGTCAAATGCAAGGCGATCTTAGTAAATTTGTAGGTGAGATCAGGGGCGAAGTGGTCAAAACTCTTGCCTTTGTTGAGACGATGATCGACTATGCTGATGATGATCTGCCTACAAATTTGCTAGAGCAGACTAAGCAGATGCTTTTAAAAAATAGTGAGAAGCTAGAGCGCATAGCAACTCTTAGCGAGCAAAGAAGGGGGCTAATAGATGGCTTTAAGATCGCAATCGTTGGCAAGCCAAATGTGGGCAAAAGCTCTATCTTAAACTCATTTTTGGCATACGAAAGAGCGATCGTTAGCGACGAAGCGGGCACAACTAGAGATAGGATAGAAGAAAATTTCAAGATCGGCTCGCACTTAGTTCGCATAATAGACACCGCAGGCATCAGAAAAGATGCTGGGAAGATCGAGCAAATCGGCATAAACTACTCAATCTCAGCCATAAACGAGGCCGACATCATCCTAGCTGTCTTTGATGGCTCATCTTTAAGCGACGAGCAAGATAAAGAGATAATAAAGCTCGTTTCTAACTCGAACAAAAAAGCCTTTTTTATCCTAAACAAAAGCGATCTTGCGTTTAAATTTGACATAAATTTGGACGGCGCTATCAAAATTTCTGCAAAAACTGATACGAGCGTAGTTTTAAAAGAGCTTGAGGGTTATCTCAAGACGCAAGACACCGACGAGATCATGCTAAGCTCAAACCGCCAAATTTTAAGCTGTAAAGAGGCGAGTGAGGCTTTAAAAAGAGCGTTTTTAAGGCTAAATGAAGAGGAGCTAGAAATTTTCGCTTACGAGCTAAATACCGCGATAAAGGCGCTTGCTAGTATCACAAAGCCATTTGAGAGAAGCGAAATTTTAGACGAGATGTTTAGCCATTTTTGTTTAGGAAAATGA
- a CDS encoding NAD(P)H-dependent oxidoreductase has product MKILLLNGGKKFGHSDGRLNQTLHDLACEKLAKMGHEVKQTVIDQGYDIEAEVEKFLWMDAVVWQMPAWWMGEPWIVKKYIDEVFTAGHGKLYTSDGRHRVDPTKNYGKGGLLNGKKFMLSLTWNAPAEAFSDPNEFFEARGVDGVYFHFRKANEFLGMKPLPYFICCDVIKMPDVPRYLKEYEAHLEKVFKA; this is encoded by the coding sequence ATGAAAATTTTACTTTTAAATGGCGGCAAAAAATTTGGCCATTCAGATGGCAGGCTCAATCAAACACTTCATGATCTTGCGTGCGAAAAACTAGCAAAAATGGGTCACGAGGTAAAGCAAACCGTGATAGATCAAGGCTATGATATCGAGGCTGAAGTTGAGAAATTTCTCTGGATGGACGCGGTAGTTTGGCAGATGCCAGCTTGGTGGATGGGCGAGCCTTGGATAGTGAAAAAGTATATCGACGAGGTCTTTACAGCAGGACACGGCAAGCTTTATACGAGTGATGGCAGGCATAGGGTTGATCCAACTAAAAACTACGGCAAAGGCGGCTTGCTAAATGGCAAGAAATTTATGCTAAGCCTTACTTGGAATGCCCCAGCCGAGGCATTTAGCGATCCAAATGAGTTTTTTGAGGCGCGCGGCGTTGATGGGGTTTATTTTCATTTTAGAAAGGCAAATGAATTTTTGGGCATGAAGCCTCTTCCATATTTTATCTGCTGCGATGTTATCAAGATGCCAGACGTGCCAAGATACCTAAAAGAGTATGAGGCGCATCTTGAAAAAGTTTTCAAAGCGTAA
- the purL gene encoding phosphoribosylformylglycinamidine synthase subunit PurL produces MDKATIQAHKISDEEYEEILKILGREPNLLELGIFSAMWSEHCSYKSSKKYLNGFPTKAPWVIQGPGENAGVIDVGDGVAAVFKMESHNHPSFIEPFQGAATGVGGILRDVFTMGARVVANMNSLRFGEIRGEGELAKKHRYLLKGSVAGIGHYGNCMGIPTIGGETTFDPSFNGNILINAFALGLCKSDEIFYGKAEGVGNPVIYVGSKTGRDGLGGAVMASDSFNDENKSLRPTVQVGDPFAEKLLMEACLELFKKDYIIGIQDMGAAGLTSSSFEMAGRSGSGMKIYLDRVPMREVGMTPYELMLSESQERMLICAKKGFEQKVLEIFRKWDLDAEIIGEVTSSGVMQLYWHGELAGEIPIGPLSEAAPVLDRPVARPKYLDEIANLEIPNNVDNKTAFFKLLKEPEVLNKSFIYDQYDANIQTNTIKQPGHLGAATIRIKESGRGVAMAAQCDPRANFVDPKIGAARAVAAAGRKVAMSGAVPLAITDCLNYGNPQNLEVMWQFKEGCEGIKEACRELNTPVVSGNVSLYNDTDGVSVYPTPAIVTVGVNEDANLNLKSTFLSEGRAIYLLGETSGEFAASLYAKALFNVVGGKLKEVDYKAERALWDLVIEANKEQILEFANSVGVGGLAITLAKMASISNIGVKCEVKFKEPNFIFDESFSRAVVGVKDEAKFEALAAKFGVKFEKIGVSGGKRFKLNEIDESLEDVREIYLNEFAKIVKKED; encoded by the coding sequence ATGGATAAAGCTACCATACAAGCACATAAAATCAGCGACGAAGAGTATGAGGAGATCTTAAAAATTTTAGGCCGTGAGCCAAATTTACTAGAGCTTGGCATATTTTCGGCGATGTGGAGCGAGCACTGCAGCTACAAATCAAGCAAAAAATACCTAAACGGCTTTCCGACAAAGGCACCTTGGGTCATTCAAGGACCTGGTGAAAATGCTGGCGTCATCGACGTTGGCGATGGGGTTGCCGCTGTGTTTAAGATGGAGAGTCACAACCACCCAAGCTTTATCGAGCCGTTTCAGGGCGCTGCAACTGGCGTTGGTGGAATTTTAAGAGACGTCTTTACGATGGGCGCAAGAGTCGTTGCGAATATGAACTCGCTTCGTTTTGGTGAGATAAGAGGCGAGGGCGAGCTAGCTAAAAAGCATAGATATCTGCTAAAAGGAAGCGTGGCTGGCATCGGACATTACGGCAACTGCATGGGTATCCCAACGATCGGTGGTGAGACTACATTCGATCCTAGCTTTAATGGCAATATCCTAATCAACGCTTTCGCGCTTGGACTTTGCAAAAGTGATGAAATTTTCTACGGCAAGGCTGAAGGTGTGGGCAACCCAGTTATTTACGTGGGCTCAAAGACCGGCAGGGACGGGCTTGGCGGCGCTGTAATGGCGAGCGATAGCTTTAACGACGAAAATAAATCACTCCGTCCAACGGTGCAAGTGGGCGACCCATTTGCCGAGAAACTGCTTATGGAAGCGTGCTTGGAGCTTTTCAAAAAAGACTACATCATCGGCATCCAAGACATGGGCGCAGCAGGGCTTACTAGCTCTAGCTTTGAGATGGCAGGCAGAAGCGGCAGCGGCATGAAGATCTATCTAGACCGCGTGCCGATGCGTGAAGTTGGCATGACGCCTTATGAGCTAATGCTAAGCGAGTCTCAAGAGCGTATGCTAATATGCGCGAAAAAAGGCTTTGAGCAAAAGGTGCTTGAAATTTTTAGAAAGTGGGACCTTGACGCTGAGATCATCGGCGAGGTCACAAGTAGCGGAGTGATGCAGCTTTACTGGCATGGTGAGCTAGCAGGCGAAATCCCTATCGGCCCACTTAGCGAGGCAGCTCCGGTACTTGATCGCCCTGTTGCACGTCCAAAATACCTTGATGAGATAGCAAATTTAGAAATTCCAAATAACGTTGATAACAAAACGGCATTTTTTAAACTTTTAAAAGAGCCAGAAGTGCTAAATAAAAGCTTTATCTACGATCAATACGACGCAAATATCCAGACAAATACCATTAAACAGCCTGGCCACTTGGGCGCTGCAACTATCCGTATAAAAGAGAGCGGTAGGGGGGTCGCTATGGCTGCGCAGTGCGACCCTAGAGCAAATTTTGTTGATCCAAAGATCGGTGCTGCAAGAGCCGTTGCTGCTGCTGGTAGAAAGGTAGCTATGAGCGGTGCTGTCCCACTTGCGATCACCGACTGCCTAAACTATGGCAACCCACAAAATCTAGAGGTGATGTGGCAGTTTAAAGAGGGCTGCGAAGGGATAAAAGAGGCTTGCCGTGAGCTAAATACACCAGTTGTTAGTGGTAACGTGAGCCTTTATAACGATACTGACGGCGTTAGTGTCTATCCAACGCCGGCCATCGTCACGGTTGGTGTAAATGAAGATGCAAATTTAAACCTAAAAAGCACATTTTTAAGCGAGGGCAGGGCGATTTACTTGCTTGGCGAGACAAGTGGGGAGTTTGCAGCTTCTCTTTACGCAAAGGCGCTATTTAACGTGGTTGGCGGCAAGCTAAAAGAGGTTGATTATAAAGCTGAGCGAGCCCTTTGGGACCTAGTAATCGAAGCAAATAAAGAGCAAATTTTAGAGTTTGCAAATAGCGTAGGCGTAGGCGGTCTTGCTATCACGCTGGCAAAAATGGCTAGCATCTCAAACATCGGCGTAAAATGTGAAGTGAAATTTAAAGAGCCAAATTTTATCTTTGATGAGAGCTTTTCAAGAGCGGTTGTGGGTGTGAAAGACGAGGCTAAATTTGAAGCGCTTGCGGCTAAATTTGGAGTGAAATTTGAAAAGATCGGCGTTAGTGGAGGCAAGAGATTTAAGCTAAATGAGATAGATGAGAGTTTAGAGGACGTAAGAGAAATTTATCTAAATGAGTTTGCGAAAATCGTAAAAAAGGAGGACTAA
- a CDS encoding SDH family Clp fold serine proteinase, with protein MFSKKEKASGEKEVEQNEKKGVAKPPVLFSDTQNLISTIEKRLNAPLITYYNSNAGNVCGNDASAMYEILKGKKIDTAYLFIKSDGGSGIAALRIISTLRNYCKNLIALIPSNCASAATMMALGANEIVMGPLAYLTPVDTSLKHELSPTNKGNELVSVSMDELSRVVKLWKEQDKDRPNDTNPYNSLYEYIHPLVFGAVDRASSLSLKICSELLRYHIDDDKKIVEISERLNADYPAHEYPILFREAQEIGLHVKKMDDDLNEMLQELTLLYSEMGQRAFTDYDENSYHDNNIANIIETNGKQIYYQIDKDWFYRPEERRWNVMNDESSWRKNELVNGKIKNTIYHLW; from the coding sequence ATGTTTTCTAAAAAGGAAAAAGCAAGCGGAGAAAAGGAAGTAGAGCAAAACGAGAAAAAGGGCGTGGCAAAGCCACCAGTGCTCTTTAGCGATACTCAAAATTTGATAAGTACGATCGAAAAAAGGCTAAATGCCCCTTTGATAACCTACTACAACTCAAACGCTGGTAATGTCTGCGGAAACGATGCAAGTGCTATGTATGAAATTTTAAAGGGTAAAAAGATAGACACTGCCTATCTTTTCATAAAAAGTGATGGCGGAAGCGGTATAGCTGCGCTTAGGATCATTAGCACCCTTAGAAACTACTGCAAAAATTTAATAGCACTGATCCCGTCAAACTGCGCTTCAGCAGCTACGATGATGGCGCTTGGTGCTAATGAGATCGTCATGGGTCCGCTTGCCTATCTAACGCCAGTTGATACATCGCTCAAGCACGAGCTAAGCCCTACAAACAAGGGCAACGAGCTAGTTAGTGTCTCTATGGACGAGCTTAGCCGTGTAGTGAAGCTTTGGAAAGAGCAGGACAAGGATAGACCAAACGACACAAACCCCTATAACTCGCTATATGAGTATATCCATCCGCTAGTTTTTGGTGCGGTTGATCGTGCTAGCTCGCTTTCGCTTAAAATTTGCTCTGAGCTACTTAGATATCACATAGATGATGATAAAAAGATCGTTGAAATTTCAGAGCGACTAAACGCAGATTACCCAGCACATGAGTATCCGATACTCTTTCGTGAGGCGCAGGAGATCGGTCTGCATGTCAAGAAAATGGACGATGATCTAAACGAGATGCTTCAGGAGCTAACGCTGCTTTACTCGGAGATGGGGCAGCGAGCCTTTACCGACTACGATGAGAACAGCTATCACGATAACAACATCGCAAACATCATCGAAACAAACGGCAAGCAAATTTACTATCAGATTGATAAAGACTGGTTTTATCGCCCTGAGGAGCGCCGCTGGAACGTGATGAATGACGAGAGCTCATGGCGCAAAAATGAGCTAGTAAATGGCAAGATAAAAAATACGATCTATCACTTGTGGTAA
- a CDS encoding TerB family tellurite resistance protein, translating to MSGVLFLLILGGAIFLFMNVQIGSNRKKQANVDEAKFLVSLLAKVAKSDGRVSELEARLITQVLDDLSQKVSGVSGVREYLKEVYNSQKENVDNAYETARNYKRAFNLNYDTCVARLTFFLNLAYIDGEFNKSEQDVIRNIAYGFGIDKETLDEIIYKFDSFYGSRFGADHDEISQENDAFEVLGLSKNASLDEVKARYKELVRQYHPDILMGRGESKEVIERSTKKLQEINEAYGRLKEKFGV from the coding sequence ATGTCTGGAGTCCTGTTTTTACTGATATTAGGCGGTGCGATATTTTTATTTATGAATGTCCAAATAGGTAGTAACCGCAAGAAACAAGCAAATGTAGATGAGGCTAAATTTCTAGTCTCACTGCTTGCAAAAGTCGCTAAAAGTGACGGCAGGGTTAGCGAGCTAGAGGCTAGACTGATCACTCAGGTGCTTGATGATCTAAGTCAAAAGGTTAGCGGTGTTAGCGGCGTGCGTGAGTATCTAAAAGAGGTCTATAACAGCCAAAAAGAAAATGTAGATAACGCCTATGAAACCGCTAGAAACTACAAGCGCGCGTTTAATCTAAACTACGATACCTGCGTGGCTAGGCTCACTTTTTTTCTAAATTTAGCCTATATAGACGGAGAGTTTAACAAAAGCGAGCAAGATGTTATAAGAAATATCGCTTATGGATTTGGCATCGACAAGGAGACGCTTGATGAGATAATCTATAAATTTGATAGCTTTTATGGCTCGAGGTTTGGGGCAGATCACGATGAGATAAGCCAAGAAAACGATGCGTTTGAGGTTTTAGGACTTAGTAAAAATGCAAGCCTTGATGAGGTAAAGGCTCGTTATAAAGAGCTTGTGAGGCAGTATCACCCTGATATTTTGATGGGCAGGGGCGAGAGCAAAGAGGTGATAGAGCGCTCGACTAAGAAGCTTCAGGAGATAAACGAGGCTTATGGGCGATTAAAAGAGAAATTTGGAGTTTAG
- the purH gene encoding bifunctional phosphoribosylaminoimidazolecarboxamide formyltransferase/IMP cyclohydrolase produces MRALLSVSDKEGIVEFAKGLEELGWQILSTGGTYKLLKAEGVKATEVSEFTGSPEMFEGRVKTLHPKIHGGILHKRDDATHVAQAKEYGIEGIDLVCVNLYPFKETTIRTDDFGEIIENIDIGGPAMVRSAAKNFKDVLIVTSVLDYDEILKRLREKSDDYEFRRSLMIKAFEHTAAYDSMIANYMNDRFNGGFGDARFIVGSKVFDTRYGENPHQKGALYEFDYFFTNNFRALKGEASFNNMTDINGALMLATSFDDAPAVAIIKHANPCGFAVKDTLLESYVAALKCDPISAYGGVVAINGTLDEELAKKINEIYVEVIIAANVDDAALKVFESKKRIKIFTQDNKFLVRANDKFDFKHIDGGFVFQERDFVKDEELENMKQMSKKFATGSELKDAQIAWKVAALTKSNCVVYVKDGAMVAIGMGMTSRVDAARAAVAKAKELKIDLSGCVLASEAFFPFRDSIDIASKVGVKCVIEPGGSIRDDEVIEAADEHGMSLYFTGVRHFLH; encoded by the coding sequence ATGAGAGCGTTGCTTAGCGTTAGCGATAAAGAGGGCATTGTAGAGTTTGCAAAGGGGCTAGAAGAGCTTGGCTGGCAGATACTTTCAACTGGTGGCACCTACAAACTTTTAAAGGCTGAGGGCGTCAAAGCCACTGAGGTTAGCGAATTTACGGGCTCACCTGAGATGTTTGAGGGCAGGGTAAAGACCCTTCATCCAAAGATACATGGTGGCATCTTGCACAAACGCGATGACGCTACACACGTGGCTCAGGCAAAGGAGTATGGCATCGAGGGCATCGACCTAGTTTGCGTAAATTTATATCCTTTTAAAGAGACTACGATTAGGACTGATGACTTTGGCGAAATCATCGAAAATATCGACATCGGCGGCCCAGCAATGGTAAGAAGCGCTGCTAAAAACTTTAAAGACGTGCTTATAGTCACAAGCGTGCTTGACTACGACGAAATTTTAAAGCGCCTAAGAGAAAAAAGCGATGATTACGAGTTTAGAAGATCGCTGATGATAAAGGCGTTCGAGCATACAGCAGCTTATGATAGCATGATCGCAAACTATATGAATGATAGATTTAACGGCGGTTTTGGTGATGCTAGATTTATCGTGGGAAGCAAGGTTTTTGACACCAGATACGGCGAAAATCCACACCAAAAAGGCGCACTTTATGAGTTTGATTATTTCTTCACAAACAACTTTAGAGCCCTAAAAGGCGAGGCAAGTTTCAATAATATGACCGATATAAATGGCGCTTTAATGCTTGCAACTAGCTTTGATGATGCACCAGCAGTGGCTATCATCAAGCACGCTAACCCTTGCGGCTTTGCGGTAAAAGATACATTGCTAGAGAGCTACGTGGCAGCGCTTAAGTGCGACCCGATCTCGGCATACGGCGGCGTGGTGGCGATAAATGGCACACTTGATGAGGAGCTTGCTAAAAAGATAAATGAAATTTACGTTGAAGTAATCATCGCTGCAAATGTCGATGATGCCGCGCTTAAAGTGTTTGAGAGCAAAAAACGCATCAAAATTTTCACTCAGGATAATAAATTTTTAGTCCGCGCAAATGATAAATTTGACTTTAAACACATCGATGGTGGATTTGTATTTCAAGAAAGAGACTTCGTAAAAGACGAAGAGCTTGAAAATATGAAACAAATGAGCAAGAAATTTGCAACTGGTAGCGAGCTAAAAGACGCTCAGATAGCGTGGAAAGTAGCTGCGCTAACGAAGAGCAACTGCGTAGTTTATGTAAAAGATGGCGCGATGGTGGCTATTGGCATGGGTATGACTAGCCGTGTGGATGCTGCACGTGCGGCCGTGGCAAAGGCAAAAGAGCTAAAGATCGATCTAAGTGGCTGCGTGCTTGCAAGCGAGGCGTTCTTTCCGTTTAGAGATAGCATCGACATCGCTAGTAAAGTGGGCGTAAAATGCGTCATCGAGCCAGGGGGTAGCATCAGAGATGATGAGGTGATAGAGGCTGCTGACGAGCACGGCATGTCGCTATATTTCACCGGCGTTAGACACTTTTTACACTAA